The Vibrio penaeicida sequence TCCATCAAGAAATGTGGGCAAACGGATACATTATACGTTTCAGCCAAATGCGCGACTTTTAGCCAAGGGGTAATCCCCCCTATTCTTGCCACATCGACTTGAACAATATGACAAGCGCCCCGCTCTAAATATTCTCGAAATCCGCGCGTGCCGTACATGGACTCACCGACCGCAATAGGCAACCCTGCAGTCGCACACAATTGCTGATGACCCGAGATGTCTTCCGCTGGCATCGGCTCTTCTAGCCAACTGATTCCAAGCTCTGCGAATGCTCTGCCTCGCTTTATTGCTTCATCACGGCTGAAGCTTTGGTTGGCATCAACCATGATGTGATAGTCGTCGCCCACCTGCTCTCTTACGTATTCCAACCTGCGAATATCTTCCGCTAAACTCGGTGAACCGACTTTTACTTTGGAGCCACCGAACCCTTGCTGTTTAACCGCAATCGCATCTTCCGCTAGTTGTTCTGCCGTAAGGTGTAACCAACCGCCTTCGGTGGTATAAAGCGGAATTTCATTTTTCGCTCCTCCCGCCATTTTCCACAATGGAAGCTGGGCTTTGATCGATTTTCTGTCCCACAACGCAGTATCAATCGCCGCAAGTGCTAGTGACGTAATTGCACCTACCGATGTGGCGTGTGAATGAAAATACAAAGAGCGCCAAATCTCTTCAATACAGTCAGGATCTTTCCCAATTAGCTGAGGCAAGAGGTGATCGTTTAGAAGCGCGACGACAGAAGAACCTCCTGTACCAATGGTGTAGGTGTACCCCACACCCGTTACACCGTCACTATCAGTAATTTTAACAATGGGTGTTTCTTGACAAACAAACGCCTGAATGGCGTCAGTTCGTTTTACTTCTGGAGTCAGATCGACCCAAAAAAGCTCTGCTTTCACTATCCGTGTCATGGCTTTGATTCCTTAACCCTGATTCCATTCAGGCATTTTCGTACGCGACGGCGACTTGACTAGAAACACCCAGCCCATCGATACCAAGTTCTACGACATCGTTCTCTTTCAAATATCTAGGTGGGTTGAACCCTAGCCCAACACCAAATGGCGTACCTGTCGATATGACATCACCTGGCAATAAAGTCATGTATTGGCTGATGTAACTGACCTGGTTAGCGATTGAAAACACCATGTCACTGGTGTTGCTGTCTTGCAGCATTTCACCGTTCAAAGATAACCATAACCGGAGGCTTTGCGGATCCGTGCACTCGTCAGTGGTAACCAAATAAGGCCCAAGCGGCGCAAAGGTGTCGCAGCTTTTGCCTTTTACCCATTGCCCTTCTTGTTCAAGCTGGAATTCACGTTCCGAGTAATCGTTGTGTAGCGCATACCCAGCTACATAATCCAATGCCTCGTCTTCCGAGACGTAACTGGCGCGTTTGCCAATAACAATAGCGAGTTCCACTTCCCAGTCAGTTTTCACGCTGTTTTTTGGAATAATGACAGGATCGTTTGGCCCACACAGTGAGCTCGTCGCTTTCATAAACAACACGGGTTGGCTCGGAAGTGGCATGCCCGATTCCTCGGCGTGTTTCTTGTAATTCAAACCAACGCATATAATTTTGGATGGGCGGCAAATCGGGGCACCGTAACGTTCTTTTTCATCAAACTCTGGGCAATTTCCTTGGTGCTCGTCTAGCCATTTCGCTAACCGTTCTACACCATCATTTTCAAAAAAATCTTCCGTATAATCTTCACCAAAAGCGCTGACATTGATGCGTTTTCCATTGGTTAGTTCGACGCCGGGTTTCTCTTGCCCCAGTTCGCCCACTCGAATCAGTTTCATTTTATTGTCCTTAAAAAATGTTTAGCGGAGTTGAACCACACCACCGTCTATGTCGTAGCTTACGCCTGTAATAAATTTGGCTTTATCGCTGCAAAGAAATACCGCAATATCAGCAATTTCTTCTGGTGTCCCCATTCGTCCAATGGGTTGATATTCGCTGAGTACTTTGAACATTTCGTTTTTATTGTCGGGGTAGTGTTTATCTAAATACCCATCGACGAATGGCGTATGAACTCGAGCCGGGCAAATGCAATTACAACGCACCCCTTTATCAACGTAATCTCTTGCAATACTGAGCGTCATGGCGGATACCGCACCTTTAGAGGCGGAGTACGCAAACCGATCAGCTATCCCTAATTTCGCAGCGATAGAAGAAAGATTGAGAATGGATCCTTTTGCCGATTGAAGCATTGGCATCAAGTACTTGGTGAATAAAAATAAGCCGTTCACATTCACTGAAAATACGCGTTGAAGCTCATCCAGTTCGGTATTTTCAACGTTACCAATGTGCGCAATGCCAGCATTGTTAACAAGAATATCCAATCGACCAATTTGCTGTTCTAATTCTGCCACTAGGCGCTTCACGTCGGGCTCCGAAGACACGTCACACGTTAACGCCGTGATCCGATCAGAACCAAAACCTTCCGCTGCACTCTCAAGGTGCTCTGGATTAATATCTACTAAAACGATATGTGCGCCCGCCTGATGAAAACCTTTGGCAATCGCTAACCCAATCCCAGACGCTGATCCGGTAATAAGGGCTACTTTTCCCTGTAGCATGGGTATCTCCTTAATTGAGTTCAAAGACTTGTTCCATGTTTTGCCACCACGCTTCACCTGCTTCAGGTAATGGCTGCTGCATGGGTTTCATCCACGCCCACCATTTTTGAGTAATGGGATCTGCGGCCATCGCAGCCATATCTCCTTCGAAGTCATGGCCAACGTATTCAAAGTAGGCAAACAGCAAACCGTCGTGATGAAAAATGGAGTAATTTTGGATGTGTGATGCTTTGATTTGAGCCAGTACTTCCGGCCAAACTTCAGCGTGTGCTTTAACGTATTCGTCGTAATGTTCGGGCTTTAATCGGATAACTTGACCAAACTTCTGCATGAACATTCTCCTAACGTAGCCGCGACAAATAAGAACGTTGCGCCGTCTTATGGAAAAGGTACTGGCGCTCTTCTTCTGTCCAATTTGAAACCATTGCGTTTAAGCGTTGATGCCAATCCTGCGCTGACTCCACTAAAGCCACCACCGGCCAGTCTGAGCCAAACAACAGCCTTTCTGCACCAAATGCCTTTTTTAGGTAAGCAAGCACATCGCTTAGCAAGCCGTCTGTTTTTGAAAGATCCCCAGCTTGGGTAACAAGACCAGATACCTTACAAACGGAATTTGGCATCGCCGCTATTGAGGCAATATCTCGTTTCCATTTCCCATAGGCTTTTTCATCTTCCAAATAGGAGGCAATGGCAGGAATACCGCCATGGTCGATAACGAAATGCGTATCTGGGCAATGCTTGATGAGTGCTGCGGCATCCTCTAGCTCTTGAGGGCGAATACAAATATCGAAAGAAAACCCTGCATTACCTATCGCTTGAACACCATGAATAAAAGGCGATTGCAAGCAGTATCCTTTTGGTCGCTCCTCTGTGTGAAGCACTTGTCTGAATCCAACGACATGTTTTGCATCGCTGTGGATGCGTTGTAGATAAGGAACAACGTCGCTTCGTGTGACATCAAGAGATGCAACCATAGCGACAAGCGGAAATTGAGGGTTTCGACACAGCAGCCCTATAGCGTCAATTTCCTTACCTTTTTGACTCTCAACGACATCCACTTCCACGTAGATAGCGCGATCGACGGATTTAAAATCAGATTGGTACATGTCCAAACTGAACGTTTTATTGAGCGCTTCAAATCCTGTGACCCATGGCAAATCGAACTCATCCAAATCCCATAGATGCAAGTGACTGTCTATGATCATTTCTGATCTCCTTTTCCTGTTCGATATTTTAAATATAAAATTACATTTTAAATACGATATGTAAATCGATTTATGGCTATTATTTGATCAATTTAGCAGCTAGCGTGAAGTTGATCACGAAGCGCTTGTTCAAGATCTTCTTTGCAACAGTGGATTATTGAAATGACTTAAAGAACTGATGGGGTAATTGAATCAACGAATGAGGCTAATTAAATGGGTAAAAAAGAAGTGACACGAAAAAACCCCTCACTTTGTCGATCCAAAGAAAGGGGCAAAAGAGACGCTATTTTAATTTCGTATGCGTTAGTAAGGTATAGCTTCGGTCTGTTGGGCTATTGTCTGTTTAGTTATGGTCTGTTGAGTTAGAGCAAAGAAGGCAACCACAAAGTAATCGCAGGCATATAAGTCACCAGCATAAGCACGACAACCATTGCCAAATAGAAAGGCAGCATATGCCGAGCCGTAGTTTCTATTTTAACCTTACCTATTCCACACCCGACCATCAGCGAAGTGCCAACCGGTGGAGTACACACGCCAATACCTAAATTGAGCAGCATGATGATGCCAAAATGAATCGGGTCGACACCTATGGTTTTGGCTATGGGTAAAAGAATTGGCGTCAGGATAAGAATCAAAACCCCCATATCCATCAGCATCCCCAAAACCAGTAGCAATATGTTAATGGCTAACAGCACCACATAAGGGTTGTCTGACAATCCCAAAATGAAATCAGCCAACAAACTTGGTACGCTGAGGAACGACAATAAATAACCAAATGCAGAAGAGGTCATGATAATTGCGATCACCATTGACAGCGTTTTCATGGTGTCGCTCATGATTTTCTTCATTTGGGTACGATTGACGCTTTTGTAAATCAATATTGTGACTAACAACGCATACGCCACCGCAACCGCCGCAGACTCTGTCGCCGTAAAGATGCCTAACACAATCCCACCGATAATAATAACGATGGTAAACAACCCAATTGAAGCTTCACTTGTAATCGCCAACCCTTCTTTAAGCGAATACTTTTTTCCTTGCGGATGACCATGTCGAATCGCCAAAAATCCGCACAGAATCATCAAAGAAACACTCAGCAATATGCCTGGCACATAGCCCGCGACAAACAACTGGCTAATCGGCAGCCCGCCAGCTGCCAACGCGTAGTAAATCATATTCTGGCTTGGAGGAATCAATACCCCCTGTACAGAAGATGTAACCGTAACCGCGACCGAGTATTCCGCTGGGTAGCCACTGCGCTTCATGGCTGGAATCAAAAACGATCCAATCGACGCCACGTCTGCCACTGAAGAACCCGAAATACCGCCAAAGAAGGTACTGGCGACCACATTACCCTGCGCCATCCCGCCTCTAAATCGACCTACTAGCACTTCTGAAAAACGCACCAATCGGTCAGAAATCCCACCTTCCGTCATTATGCTGCCGACAAGAATAAAAAACGGTACGGCAAGAAACGTAAAGCTGAACATGCCATTGACCATTCGCTGCGCCACAAGCAACAGTGGAAGGTCTAACTGCCAAGCAGTGAGTACTGAAGATATACCTAGCGCAAAAGCAATAGGCACTCTTAGTAACATCAAGGTTAAGAAACTACCTAGTAGTACTGCAATCCCTACTTGATCCGCACTCATAAAGATCCCTCTTCTTTTTCCCTTACGTCTCCCGTCACAATGTTGGTGATCGCATTAATAAGAGTCAGAATAGCCCCGACAACGGCTGAATAATAAAGTAGCTGCTTTGGCAAACCAGAAGCAGGAAGTATCTGTGCTCCGGCAATGTTAACCAGCGTTTGAGCGTTCATAAGTAGAATGAAAGAAAAGCCAGCAATACAGAGATAGGCAAAGTAATCGAGTGACTTACCAATTGGCATTGGCGCTTTGTCTCGCAAATAAGTGATGGCAACATGAGAATGTGTTTTCACCCCCACAGCAATAGACAACATTCCGTACCACACCAAAAACAACATAGCGACTTCTTCAGACCAACTGGTTGGTTTATTAAACACATATCGTAAAACTACCTGCATGACAGTTATCACGACAATCAATTCAAGCAGTCGGTTAGCTACCCATGCAACAATTTGATTCAGTTTCGTTATTAGCAGACTCATCATTTTGGCTCCGTGAGCTTTGTGCTTGCCCTATCCCTACGTTCAATCACACCTCTATGTTTCAACGTAACCCTACGGTTTAAGGCAAGCACTCCGCACTAATTCACTGCCTTAATTTTGCTAACAAGAGGTAACAGTTTCGGAAATTCTTCATACACTGGCTGAACCGCTTCTTGGAAAGGTGTATTGTCGATAACCGTGACTTTCACACCCGCTGCAACCACTTTCTTTTTTGCATCAATATTGGCGCGAATCATTAGGTCTCGCTCAAAAATCGCCGCTTCTTTCGCTGCTCTAGAGATAGCTTCACGCTGATTTTGAGGAAGTGAGTCATATTTCGCTTTGTTCATGATCAGTATAGCGGGTGGGCTCAAGTGACCATCTTCTACGTAGTTTGGCGCAACTTCGTAGTGACCAGACGTGAGATAACTAACGTAGTCGTTCTCAGCACCATCGATCACACCTGTTTGTAAGCTAGAAAACACTTCACCGTAGTTCATAGGGGTCGCAACACCTCCAACTAAATTGACCATGCTGATTGAAATAGGTGATTTCTGAACTCGGATCTTTAACCCTTTCATGTCTTCGATAGAGTTTACAGGGTTGTCTTTCGTGGTATAAAAGCTGCGGGTTCCCGCTTCCATGTATTCGAAACCGATTAAGCCGTATTTCGCCATATCGGCACGAACTTCATCTCCTACTTCGCTATCTAAAACACGGTATTTGTGTTTCACATTTTTAAAGATATAAGGAAGCGTAAACACGCCGATACTTGGCGACACATTCGCCAGAGTAACGCTGTTCACGCGAGTTAAGTCGATAATCCCAGCTTGAGTTTGCTCAATGGTTTCCGCCTCTTGCCCTAACTGAGCACCCGAGAACACTTTTACTTTTATTTCACCATTCGAGTATGTCGATGCAAGCTCGGCAAATTTATGCATCGCCACGGTAACGGGGTTGGATTCTGGCTGGTTTTCTGCCAAGCGTAACGTTGTTGCCATCGATAAACTCGGCACCAGTATTGCTGCAATTGAGCAACTAATTAAACCTTTCGTTAGTGTCCATTTCATGTCCTATACTCCTTGTTTACTCGGCTATTCCTAAGCCAAATATTGGGTTATTTAGCGGATACGCTTTCGCCATGCCGCCTGTTCCTTTATTCATTTCACGGTGTTGCTTGATTGCCTACTTGTGGCTCTCTTTTATCGTGTGACTGATCGAGTGTTTACCTAAATACGCAGCCATTAAAAATGGACCATCAGGGGTTAAAGACCATTCAAGAAACTCTGCTCTATCCCCTACTCTAGGCAATGTGTTTGGATGTGATAGCAATTGGAGCGGGTTGTGCCGTGTGATTTGGAGCAGTTCAGACATCGTAAGACCACACCACTTCATTGTGTCACGTAGCATTTTGTCCATTCGTGCTGATGAACCCGCAAAGTAAGGTGAACCAGGAATGCGAACCACTCCATCGGAACAAAGCTCAATCTCAGCTTCTCCCAACCAGTAACGCCCCGGATGCTGCGATAATCCCCCTGCTGCTGTCGCATCCGTTGTTAAAACAGCACGTGGTAACGTTTTTGCGCGTAACCACGTCTTAAGCATTTCGGGTTTCACATGAAGCCCATCGGCAATGAAACTGGCATAGAGACCATCGTGAGCCAATTGCGCCATCAGTGGGTTATCCACCTTATGCAGTTGATGCGCCAAACCGTTTCCTAAATGCGTTGAAAGAATCGCGCCTGCGTTTACTGCTTCACTTATTTTTTCTGAGCTTGCATTGGTATGCCCTAACGCTACGGTAATCCCTTCCGATTTGAGAAATGAAATCAAATCAATCACGCCGTCAATTTCAGGCGCAACCGTCATGAGCTTGATTGGCTTCGAAGACAACGACTGCATTTTTTTAACAATGGCAACAGACCCCGGAATCATCGCTTTTTTCGGATGGGCTCCAACAAAACCCTCTTTTGGAGACAAAAATGGCCCTTCAATGTGATAGCCCATGACCATTTCTTTGCCCAAAGTACTTTGCTTTACGGCGTCGTCTAACTCCTGAAGAAGGCGATAGAGTTTGTTTTCTTCGGCCGAAATTAATGTTGGTAAGCAGCGGGTCACACCACATTTCAGCATTGCCGACAAAGCGCTATCCAACTTCTCGGCTGTTACACCATAAGAATTAAAATCAAGCCCATTGAACCCGTTGATTTGAATATCCACCAGCCCCGGAGTAACAACGGAATCCTGATTATTCACATCAAGACAAAATGCCGGCACTTCGTTTGTGATCCGAGAGATGATGCCTAATTCATTGATGTCGTATCGCATCAAAGGCCGATCATCACCTGAATACACCAGCAGGCTTTTCAAACTAGCGCTACTCATCTCGACCTCTTAGGTTCAGTAAGCTTGCCGCATCATTGTCCAAAAATACGGATGTCGACGAGTGCTTTTGCAACGCAGACGCCGGATGAAGAACGGATAGTTCACCTTCTAAGCAGTTTCGAACAGCTTGCGCTTTCCTCTTCGATGGCACGGTACAAACAATGTGTTCACTTTTTAGAATCTGCTGAATAGACATAGATATCGCGTAGGTAGGAACTTCTTCTAATGAAGCAAACCATCCTTCGCCTAACTGCTGTTCTCGACATGCTTCATCTAATTCAACTTGGATGTACGGCGTGGTCACCTCAAAGTCAGCGGGTGGATCATTAAACGCTAAATGACCGTTTTCACCAATCCCAACAAACGCAACGTCAATACTTACTGCAGCCATTTTTTCGTTGAGCTTTGTCAATTCTTCATGAAGGGGAGACGCGTCTCCATTGACATAGGTGATGGAATGAAGGCCTAGCAGATTGTCGGCAACTCGCTCTCTCAGATAACGCCTAAAGCTAGCCGGGTGTTCATCACTCAAGCCCACATATTCGTCGAGATGGAAAATGGATACCTTTGACCAATCAATTCCTGCGTCAACGATCAAATTAGAAAGCATTGAAAACTGGCTGGTGCCCGTAGCCAAAATCACGTTAGCATGCCCTTTCTTTTCAATAGCTTGTTGAACGAGCTGCGCTCCGTGTTGGGCAGCGGCTGCCCCCATAGATGCTTCGTCTAACCATCTAGATATTTCCATTGTTTCTTACT is a genomic window containing:
- a CDS encoding TRAP transporter large permease — its product is MSADQVGIAVLLGSFLTLMLLRVPIAFALGISSVLTAWQLDLPLLLVAQRMVNGMFSFTFLAVPFFILVGSIMTEGGISDRLVRFSEVLVGRFRGGMAQGNVVASTFFGGISGSSVADVASIGSFLIPAMKRSGYPAEYSVAVTVTSSVQGVLIPPSQNMIYYALAAGGLPISQLFVAGYVPGILLSVSLMILCGFLAIRHGHPQGKKYSLKEGLAITSEASIGLFTIVIIIGGIVLGIFTATESAAVAVAYALLVTILIYKSVNRTQMKKIMSDTMKTLSMVIAIIMTSSAFGYLLSFLSVPSLLADFILGLSDNPYVVLLAINILLLVLGMLMDMGVLILILTPILLPIAKTIGVDPIHFGIIMLLNLGIGVCTPPVGTSLMVGCGIGKVKIETTARHMLPFYLAMVVVLMLVTYMPAITLWLPSLL
- a CDS encoding fumarylacetoacetate hydrolase family protein — its product is MKLIRVGELGQEKPGVELTNGKRINVSAFGEDYTEDFFENDGVERLAKWLDEHQGNCPEFDEKERYGAPICRPSKIICVGLNYKKHAEESGMPLPSQPVLFMKATSSLCGPNDPVIIPKNSVKTDWEVELAIVIGKRASYVSEDEALDYVAGYALHNDYSEREFQLEQEGQWVKGKSCDTFAPLGPYLVTTDECTDPQSLRLWLSLNGEMLQDSNTSDMVFSIANQVSYISQYMTLLPGDVISTGTPFGVGLGFNPPRYLKENDVVELGIDGLGVSSQVAVAYENA
- a CDS encoding TRAP transporter small permease, whose protein sequence is MMSLLITKLNQIVAWVANRLLELIVVITVMQVVLRYVFNKPTSWSEEVAMLFLVWYGMLSIAVGVKTHSHVAITYLRDKAPMPIGKSLDYFAYLCIAGFSFILLMNAQTLVNIAGAQILPASGLPKQLLYYSAVVGAILTLINAITNIVTGDVREKEEGSL
- a CDS encoding N-acetylglucosamine-6-phosphate deacetylase — protein: MSSASLKSLLVYSGDDRPLMRYDINELGIISRITNEVPAFCLDVNNQDSVVTPGLVDIQINGFNGLDFNSYGVTAEKLDSALSAMLKCGVTRCLPTLISAEENKLYRLLQELDDAVKQSTLGKEMVMGYHIEGPFLSPKEGFVGAHPKKAMIPGSVAIVKKMQSLSSKPIKLMTVAPEIDGVIDLISFLKSEGITVALGHTNASSEKISEAVNAGAILSTHLGNGLAHQLHKVDNPLMAQLAHDGLYASFIADGLHVKPEMLKTWLRAKTLPRAVLTTDATAAGGLSQHPGRYWLGEAEIELCSDGVVRIPGSPYFAGSSARMDKMLRDTMKWCGLTMSELLQITRHNPLQLLSHPNTLPRVGDRAEFLEWSLTPDGPFLMAAYLGKHSISHTIKESHK
- a CDS encoding glucosamine-6-phosphate deaminase; amino-acid sequence: MEISRWLDEASMGAAAAQHGAQLVQQAIEKKGHANVILATGTSQFSMLSNLIVDAGIDWSKVSIFHLDEYVGLSDEHPASFRRYLRERVADNLLGLHSITYVNGDASPLHEELTKLNEKMAAVSIDVAFVGIGENGHLAFNDPPADFEVTTPYIQVELDEACREQQLGEGWFASLEEVPTYAISMSIQQILKSEHIVCTVPSKRKAQAVRNCLEGELSVLHPASALQKHSSTSVFLDNDAASLLNLRGRDE
- a CDS encoding SDR family NAD(P)-dependent oxidoreductase → MLQGKVALITGSASGIGLAIAKGFHQAGAHIVLVDINPEHLESAAEGFGSDRITALTCDVSSEPDVKRLVAELEQQIGRLDILVNNAGIAHIGNVENTELDELQRVFSVNVNGLFLFTKYLMPMLQSAKGSILNLSSIAAKLGIADRFAYSASKGAVSAMTLSIARDYVDKGVRCNCICPARVHTPFVDGYLDKHYPDNKNEMFKVLSEYQPIGRMGTPEEIADIAVFLCSDKAKFITGVSYDIDGGVVQLR
- a CDS encoding TRAP transporter substrate-binding protein, which codes for MKWTLTKGLISCSIAAILVPSLSMATTLRLAENQPESNPVTVAMHKFAELASTYSNGEIKVKVFSGAQLGQEAETIEQTQAGIIDLTRVNSVTLANVSPSIGVFTLPYIFKNVKHKYRVLDSEVGDEVRADMAKYGLIGFEYMEAGTRSFYTTKDNPVNSIEDMKGLKIRVQKSPISISMVNLVGGVATPMNYGEVFSSLQTGVIDGAENDYVSYLTSGHYEVAPNYVEDGHLSPPAILIMNKAKYDSLPQNQREAISRAAKEAAIFERDLMIRANIDAKKKVVAAGVKVTVIDNTPFQEAVQPVYEEFPKLLPLVSKIKAVN
- a CDS encoding L-rhamnose mutarotase translates to MQKFGQVIRLKPEHYDEYVKAHAEVWPEVLAQIKASHIQNYSIFHHDGLLFAYFEYVGHDFEGDMAAMAADPITQKWWAWMKPMQQPLPEAGEAWWQNMEQVFELN
- a CDS encoding amidohydrolase family protein gives rise to the protein MIIDSHLHLWDLDEFDLPWVTGFEALNKTFSLDMYQSDFKSVDRAIYVEVDVVESQKGKEIDAIGLLCRNPQFPLVAMVASLDVTRSDVVPYLQRIHSDAKHVVGFRQVLHTEERPKGYCLQSPFIHGVQAIGNAGFSFDICIRPQELEDAAALIKHCPDTHFVIDHGGIPAIASYLEDEKAYGKWKRDIASIAAMPNSVCKVSGLVTQAGDLSKTDGLLSDVLAYLKKAFGAERLLFGSDWPVVALVESAQDWHQRLNAMVSNWTEEERQYLFHKTAQRSYLSRLR
- a CDS encoding mandelate racemase/muconate lactonizing enzyme family protein — its product is MTRIVKAELFWVDLTPEVKRTDAIQAFVCQETPIVKITDSDGVTGVGYTYTIGTGGSSVVALLNDHLLPQLIGKDPDCIEEIWRSLYFHSHATSVGAITSLALAAIDTALWDRKSIKAQLPLWKMAGGAKNEIPLYTTEGGWLHLTAEQLAEDAIAVKQQGFGGSKVKVGSPSLAEDIRRLEYVREQVGDDYHIMVDANQSFSRDEAIKRGRAFAELGISWLEEPMPAEDISGHQQLCATAGLPIAVGESMYGTRGFREYLERGACHIVQVDVARIGGITPWLKVAHLAETYNVSVCPHFLMELHVSLCCAVPNSRWLEYIPQLGSVTSNTLSINNGKAIAPSESGLGINWDWDKIRQTTKVENAIT